AAATAGTTGATAGGGTTATTGTTTTAAATAATGGAAAAATAATTTATGATGGAACACCTAGAGAAATTTTCTCAAAAGTTGATGAATTAATTGAAATGGGACTAGCTCCGCCTCAAGTAACTGAATTTTTTCATAGAATGAATTATGATAAAAATTATCCTCTTAATATTTCAGAAGCAATTATTAATACTCCTTCAAAATGGAAAATTAAACCATTGATTAAAAAAGAAGAGGAGAAAAACTATTCAAATATTCCAGCAATAGAAATGATAGATGTTTGGCATTCATATGAGCCAAACATATGGGCTTTAAAAAATATTAATTTGAAAATATATGATGGGGAATTCATTGGTTTAATAGGTCAAAATGGAAGTGGGAAAACAACTTTGGCACATTTAATAGCTGGAATAATGAGTCCTACAAAAGGGAAAATAAAACTATTTGGTGAAGACGTAACAAAACAAACAATTCTTAAACGTGGAAGGATAGTTGGATATGTTTTTCAAAATCCTGATTATCAAATATTTTCAAATACTGTTAAAGAAGAACTTGAATTTGGTCCATTACAATTAAAGCTACCACGTGAAGAAATTGAAAAAAGAGTAAAACATGTAATGAAAGTACTTAATATTGAAGATATTGCTAATGAAGACCCTTTCTTTTTAAATAAAGCAAATAGACAAAGAATAGCTGTAGGATCCGTTCTTACATTAAATCCGAGAATAGTCATTTTAGATGAGCCTACAACAGGTCTTAGTCCTGGAGAAACAAGAAAGATAATGGAGCTTGCTAAGGATTTAAACAAAATGGGTGTGACAATAATTACAATAACTCATGATATGTGGGTTGTAGCTGAGTATTGTAAAAGAACAATAGTTTTACATCAAGGAGAAATGAAAATGAATGATTCTACAAGAAATGTTTTTTCAAAAATAGATGAACTTGAGGAATACTTCCTAAGACCGCCACAAATAACAGAATATTCTATAAAAAAATTTGGTCAACCCTTCTTAAGCGTGGAAGAAATTATTTCTCATATAGAAATAGAGGGAGATAAAAATGCCTAAATATGCATTATATGTAGAAAAAGAATCTATTATTCATAAAATAGACCCTAGAGCTAAAATTTTATGGGTTGTATGCGTTTTTATATGGTCTATGAGTTTTAATGATCCATTATGGACTTTGATGATTTTTATAATAGTTTTTTCAATAGGTTTATTTTCAAAAACGCTTAAGGAATTTAAATTTGCTTATCCTGGAATGCTTTCCTTATTCATAATGTGTTTAATACTTTGGCCTTTATTTAGGAGAATGGGAAGCATAATAATTTTTGAATTTGGGCCATTAATATTTTATAAAGAAGCTTTTCTTTATGCTTTAGCTGTTGGAATAAGACTTTGTGCAATGATTTTAGCTGGATTAATTTTTTTAGCAACAACTAAAGTTGAAGATTTAGAAGTAGGACTTGTTAAAATTGGTTTACCATATTCTATTGCATTTGGTATTTCGGGAGTATTTAGATTTATACCAACTCTTTTAGGGGATGGACAATTAATCCTTTCAGCACAAGAAGCAAGAGGATTGGATTTAAGGTCAGGATCAATTTTTTCAAAACTTAGAAAGGCAGTGCCTATAATAGCACCTTTATTAGTAACTACTTTTAGAAGGACTGGAGAATTAGCAATGGCTATGGAATCAAGAGGATTTAGCATAAGTGGCAAAAGAACTACAATAATACAAATAAATTTTAATAAAAAAGATTACTTATTTACTATTCTTAGCATAATTTTAACTGTCTTATTTATACTACTTAGGATTTTTGGATATGGAGCAATTATTCCTCAAGTTCTTTAAAAAATTTTTATAATACAAGTTTTTCTAAAATACTTAACTTTTCTTTATATGCAATTTCACTTTCTTTAAATTCATGAAACATTTTAAGAAATTCCTTTCCTCTATTTGTTGTTTTATATTTTTTCTCAATAGAATTATATTCTAAAAGATTTTTATCCATTAAGAAATTCAAATATTTTTTAAGTTGATCAAAGCTTAAATTAGCTAAATACATTATTCTAGTTTTTTTAGCACCATCTTTAGCAATTTCTAAAATATTTGCAACAATTTCTATACTGCTTCTATTTTTACGAATGAAATTATTCTTTAAGATAGAGGCATTCATTTCTATAAAGATATTTCTATATGAGTATATTAATTTTTCTGTTATTTTTCACAAAAATTTAAATAAAAATTTGTGAATTTTTCAATAAAAAGAAGTACTATTTAAATGTAATATATAAAAAAATTAATAAAAAATATGAAAATAAAACAATTTTTATTAAAAAAAATGTTATTATTATATATTTTAGACATTTATATGTATTACTAAAAGAATACATTTTTAATTTATTGAAAACGTTTACCTTTATCTTAAGGATAAAAAGCTACTTTATAAGATAAAAGACTTAAAAATCGTTTACTTTAGTTTATTATTGTTCATTTAATTTTATTATTTTTAATGTTTCAATTAAAAGGTTCAAGGAAAAAATGAATGTTTCGTATAGAAAAACTTATATAAGCTTATATAGAATTTAAAAACATATAATATAGTGGTGAAAATTGTCGATAATTGTTCCAAAAAATAATGAAAAAGAAAAAATAGAATCAGACCCCTCTTATAAACTTATTGAAGCAATAAAAAAATATGGGCCAAGAAATTTTTCATTATTGTCTAGAGTAACAGGAATACCAGTAGAAACAATAAGATACAAAATATGTAAACAATTTAAAGAGAAAGGTATAGGAGTACATTTAGGAATAGACTACAATAAACTTGCTTTAGTTAGAACGTGGGCAAAGTTAGAATTCCAAGAAAGCTTTTTACCATATGCTGAAAAATTCTTATGGAAACTTTCAGAGAATGGCTATTTAATATACTATGCAAGTACATTACCTTATAATGAATATTATGCAATGTTTGCTATACCAACGAGGCATAAAAAAGAATATAGAAAATTCTTAGATTCATTAATAGAGGAAGGAATACTTAATTCTTACTATGCATATGAATTAACTTCATGTAGACATCTTTCCTTAAATGCAAAATACTTTGATTTTGATAATTGGGAATGGAAAATAGATTGGAACAATTTAAAATCACCAGATTTAAGTATTGAACAACCCTTTGAAAGCGAGCCATTAAAAGACCCTCTTGTAGATTATCAAGATTTACTTATGCTTAAAGAATTACAAATAGATTCATTAAGACCGCTTTCAGAAATTGCTAAAAAACTAAACATGAATCCTAGAACAATACTTTATCATTTTAATGAACATATAGTAAGAAGGGGAATAATAAATCAATATTATATAAAATGGTTTGGAAAAACACCCGGGAGATCATTGGTCTCAATAATACTACAATGTTATAATATTAAAGAAAAAGAAATTCAAAACTTAAAAGAAGGGTTAGAAAAAATACCATTCACATTCTTTGATGCTTATTCATTAGATAATAAGTTTTACTTAGCACAACAACTTTTACCTGCAGAAATGCTTACTGAAACTTTAAGGTATTTT
The Nitrososphaerota archaeon DNA segment above includes these coding regions:
- a CDS encoding winged helix-turn-helix domain-containing protein; protein product: MNASILKNNFIRKNRSSIEIVANILEIAKDGAKKTRIMYLANLSFDQLKKYLNFLMDKNLLEYNSIEKKYKTTNRGKEFLKMFHEFKESEIAYKEKLSILEKLVL
- a CDS encoding energy-coupling factor transporter transmembrane component T, yielding MPKYALYVEKESIIHKIDPRAKILWVVCVFIWSMSFNDPLWTLMIFIIVFSIGLFSKTLKEFKFAYPGMLSLFIMCLILWPLFRRMGSIIIFEFGPLIFYKEAFLYALAVGIRLCAMILAGLIFLATTKVEDLEVGLVKIGLPYSIAFGISGVFRFIPTLLGDGQLILSAQEARGLDLRSGSIFSKLRKAVPIIAPLLVTTFRRTGELAMAMESRGFSISGKRTTIIQINFNKKDYLFTILSIILTVLFILLRIFGYGAIIPQVL
- a CDS encoding energy-coupling factor transporter ATPase, which gives rise to MNIISIKGLYVKYRMTKKYALEGVDLNIKLGESVGIIGPTGAGKSTLCACIAGLIPNLVKCDEFNGEVIVNGLNTKEKNVAEICQHVGIVFQDYESQLFRTTVLLEAAFGPENLGLSLEEIKERVKNALEWTRLTGMEKKYTFALSGGQKQRLAIASVLSMLPSILVLDEATSDLDPIGKYEIYEIVKNLKKEKPITLIMVDHHLDRITEIVDRVIVLNNGKIIYDGTPREIFSKVDELIEMGLAPPQVTEFFHRMNYDKNYPLNISEAIINTPSKWKIKPLIKKEEEKNYSNIPAIEMIDVWHSYEPNIWALKNINLKIYDGEFIGLIGQNGSGKTTLAHLIAGIMSPTKGKIKLFGEDVTKQTILKRGRIVGYVFQNPDYQIFSNTVKEELEFGPLQLKLPREEIEKRVKHVMKVLNIEDIANEDPFFLNKANRQRIAVGSVLTLNPRIVILDEPTTGLSPGETRKIMELAKDLNKMGVTIITITHDMWVVAEYCKRTIVLHQGEMKMNDSTRNVFSKIDELEEYFLRPPQITEYSIKKFGQPFLSVEEIISHIEIEGDKNA